A stretch of Gossypium hirsutum isolate 1008001.06 chromosome A06, Gossypium_hirsutum_v2.1, whole genome shotgun sequence DNA encodes these proteins:
- the LOC121230857 gene encoding uncharacterized protein, which translates to MSCFVPFNNRNIDISIFAFKPTVVLVDELIESLKRFSVCTENLGCIQSSIFKSIHGNLIIWYGGWMKKSTETKEVLIKTLLSMLTSMSSMAILTQHSFFDSYAGESKDGSNAAKFSNGDIISLNLISSPCFNELQDVTYANLALFRSRFSKMDGATTGVCLKCQTMPMVACLYVWKSLLHCYSWILTSDFRKKELPYLDRFSPSVKYDIFWVVYVQESGGEIKN; encoded by the exons atgtcttgctttgtacctttcaataacaGAAATATAGATATATCCATTTTTGCATTTAAGCCAACAGTTGTTCTTGTTGATGAACTCATTGAATCATTGAAACGATTCAGTGTTTGTACTGAAAATCTGGGTTGTATTCAAAGTTCTATTTTCAAGAGCATCCATGGCAATCTG ATCATATGGTATGGAGGATGGATGAAGAAATCTACTGAAACCAAAGAAGTTTTGATTAAAACACTT CTATCAATGTTAACAAGTATGTCAAGCATGGCTATTTTAACTCAACATAGCTTCTTCGATTCATATGCCGGTGAATCAAAAGATGGGTCAAATGCAGCCAAGTTCTCCAATGGAGACATAATCTCCTTGAACCTCATTTCGTCGCCGTGTTTCAATGAACTACAAGATGTAACCTACGCGAACTTGGCCTTATTCAGGTCACGCTTCTCGAAGATGGATGGTGCGACAACGGGCGTTTGCTTGAAATGCCAAACCATGCCGATGGTAGCTTGCCTTTACGTATGGAAATCTCTCCTCCATTGCTATTCGTGGATCCTTACCTCCGATTTCCGGAAAAAGGAGCTGCCGTACCTCGATCGGTTTTCACCGAGCGTGAAGTACGACATCTTCTGGGTTGTTTATGTACAAGAAAGTGGTGGAgaaatcaagaattaa
- the LOC121230858 gene encoding putative hydrolase C777.06c translates to MENQKPLQNGNNVAGDDRSRVGDGSALIFLGTGCSSAVPNAMCLIQPSDPPCHVCSQSLSIPPEHNPNYRCNTSLLIDYCSTNGMHNYIIIDVGKTFKEQVLRWFTFHKIPRIDSIVLTHEHADAVLGLDDIRVVQPHSPTNDIDPTAIYLTQYAMDSVASRFPYLVQKKLREGQEVRRVAQLDWRVIEEDYDKPFVASGLKFIPLPVMHGEDYICLGFLFGEKSKVAYISDVSRFPSNTEYVISKSGRGQLDLLILDCLYKKGSHNVHLCLPQTLDALKRICPKRALLIGMTHDFDQHKDNEVLMEWSEREGIHVQLARDGLKIPIDL, encoded by the exons atggaGAACCAAAAGCCGCTCCAAAACGGGAATAATGTGGCCGGCGATGATCGCAGCCGAGTCGGCGATGGATCGGCGTTGATTTTCCTCGGAACAGGTTGCTCCAGTGCCGTTCCGAACGCAATGTGCTTGATCCAGCCCTCCGATCCTCCTTGTCACGTTTGTTCTCAATCCCTCTCTATCCCTCCCGAACATAACCCTAATTACAG gTGTAATACATCTTTGCTTATAGATTATTGTTCGACCAATGGTAtgcataattatattataattgatGTTGGGAAGACATTCAAGGAGCAAGTTTTGCGATGGTTTACTTTCCACAAGATTCCTCGAATCGATTCC ATTGTTTTGACTCATGAACATGCTGATGCAGTTCTTGGTCTGGATGATATACGTGTTGTGCAACCACATAGTCCTACGAATGATATCGATCCCACTGCAATTTACCTAACTCAATACGCGATGGATAG CGTTGCTTCAAGATTTCCATATTTGGTTCAGAAGAAACTTAGAGAAGGCCAAGAAGTAAGGCGGGTGGCACAACTTGACTGGAGGGTAATTGAGGAAGACTATGACAAGCCATTTGTTGCTTCAGGACTAAAATTCATTCCTTTGCCA GTGATGCATGGAGAAGATTATATTTGTTTAGGTTTTCTTTTTGGTGAAAAGTCTAAAGTGGCTTACATTTCTGATGTCTCACGTTTTCCTTCAAACACAGAGTATG TTATTTCCAAAAGCGGCAGGGGGCAATTGGATCTTCTGATATTGGATTGTTTGTACAAG AAAGGATCCCATAACGTTCACTTATGCTTACCTCAG ACTCTTGACGCTCTAAAGCGGATATGTCCTAAACGAGCTCTATTAATTGGAATGACTCATGATTTTGATCAACACAAAGACAATGAGGTTCTCATGGAATGGTCTGAGAG GGAAGGAATCCATGTCCAACTTGCACGTGATGGTCTGAAGATCCCCATAGACCTATAA
- the LOC121230859 gene encoding uncharacterized protein isoform X2: protein MEEYWRMCVGVSITQNFPHRKPMENTGFFHKNAAIFMADDHDFSDVFGGPPRSVLCRKFTDDLTQSASFYDDAFGPLDFSSCYSIKGGRSLPAFRIPAKVEGLFSTDIFGSDDDLRRSSWERTESDSSSVMSWEEMSCLRRPDGDDIGLSSYFAPKLTWNSATMVTNQEPSKQQQQMPPFPSTASFYNGNLHLENENRIDNPMKSSSLYRFNKRTSSPETISLEPHSFSSIKISLADDSEFNSPSSLSSCFNQEPETIARVQTNPFSEDEYDDDEDDEDGMSSYVIEINSDFRQSGSEEAVSIDEAIAWAKERYNNTQREHENDQTMQSPLEEKPRKPKAEEEKDQDVKHWSSGNENNIRMLLSTLHNILWENSGWHIVRIVPNKQRTSKNSRRN from the exons ATGGAAGAGTATTGGCGAATGTGCGTTGGAGTCTCAATAACCCAAAATTTCCCACATCGAAAACCCATGGAAAACACTGGTTTTTTTCACAAAAACGCCGCCATTTTCATGGCTGATGATCATGATTTCTCCGACGTCTTCGGTGGTCCACCGCGGAGTGTGCTTTGCAGGAAGTTCACTGATGATTTAACCCAATCGGCGTCGTTTTACGATGATGCTTTCGGGCCATTGGATTTCAGTTCGTGTTATTCGATTAAGGGTGGGAGGAGTTTGCCGGCGTTTAGGATTCCGGCCAAAGTGGAAGGGTTGTTCTCCACTGACATTTTCGGGTCAGATGATGATCTCCGGCGATCTAGCTGGGAACGAACCGAGTCGGATTCATCTTCGGTGATGAGTTGGGAGGAAATGAGCTGCCTCCGTCGACCGGACGGTGATGATATCGGACTGTCGTCGTATTTTGCGCCAAAGCTCAC ATGGAACTCAGCAACAATGGTGACAAATCAAGAACcatcaaaacaacaacaacagaTGCCTCCATTTCCAAGCACTGCTTCGTTTTATAATGGAAATCTTCACTTGGAAAACGAAAACCGTATTGATAATCCGATGAAAAGCTCATCGCTTTATCGTTTCAACAAACGTACTTCTTCCCCGGAAACCATTAGCTTGGAACCCCATTCTTTTTCAAGCATCAAAATATCATTGGCCGATGATTCGGAGTTCAACTCCCCTTCGTCTCTGTCTTCATGTTTTAATCAAGAACCTGAGACCATAGCCAGAGTCCAGACTAATCCGTTCTCAGAAGATGAATACGATGATGACGAGGATGACGAAGACGGAATGAGTTCTTATGTTATTGAGATAAACTCTGATTTTAGACAAAGTGGCAGTGAAGAAGCAGTTTCAATTGATGAAGCCATTGCTTGGGCAAAAGAGAGATACAACAATACCCAAAGAGAACATGAAAATGATCAAACAATGCAATCTCCATTG GAAGAAAAACCGAGAAAACCGAAAGCCGAAGAAGAAAAAGACCAAGATGTGAAGCATTGGTCATCTGGCAATGAAAATAACATCCGAATGCTCCTTTCAACACTTCATAAT ATTCTATGGGAAAATAGTGGTTGGCAcattgttaggatcgtcccgaataagcaacgaacaagtaaaaatagtagaagaaattga
- the LOC121230859 gene encoding uncharacterized protein isoform X1 has translation MEEYWRMCVGVSITQNFPHRKPMENTGFFHKNAAIFMADDHDFSDVFGGPPRSVLCRKFTDDLTQSASFYDDAFGPLDFSSCYSIKGGRSLPAFRIPAKVEGLFSTDIFGSDDDLRRSSWERTESDSSSVMSWEEMSCLRRPDGDDIGLSSYFAPKLTWNSATMVTNQEPSKQQQQMPPFPSTASFYNGNLHLENENRIDNPMKSSSLYRFNKRTSSPETISLEPHSFSSIKISLADDSEFNSPSSLSSCFNQEPETIARVQTNPFSEDEYDDDEDDEDGMSSYVIEINSDFRQSGSEEAVSIDEAIAWAKERYNNTQREHENDQTMQSPLEEKPRKPKAEEEKDQDVKHWSSGNENNIRMLLSTLHNPCRKLTSEKSLSKSKAMSSPRQTATKRCNIITKICSREGLFHPPGCMECIHLPRCLLQQVNKNARNFGIFLGSLEQTRSPRSRRNKGRVKSLKDKKNMAICRQILCIL, from the exons ATGGAAGAGTATTGGCGAATGTGCGTTGGAGTCTCAATAACCCAAAATTTCCCACATCGAAAACCCATGGAAAACACTGGTTTTTTTCACAAAAACGCCGCCATTTTCATGGCTGATGATCATGATTTCTCCGACGTCTTCGGTGGTCCACCGCGGAGTGTGCTTTGCAGGAAGTTCACTGATGATTTAACCCAATCGGCGTCGTTTTACGATGATGCTTTCGGGCCATTGGATTTCAGTTCGTGTTATTCGATTAAGGGTGGGAGGAGTTTGCCGGCGTTTAGGATTCCGGCCAAAGTGGAAGGGTTGTTCTCCACTGACATTTTCGGGTCAGATGATGATCTCCGGCGATCTAGCTGGGAACGAACCGAGTCGGATTCATCTTCGGTGATGAGTTGGGAGGAAATGAGCTGCCTCCGTCGACCGGACGGTGATGATATCGGACTGTCGTCGTATTTTGCGCCAAAGCTCAC ATGGAACTCAGCAACAATGGTGACAAATCAAGAACcatcaaaacaacaacaacagaTGCCTCCATTTCCAAGCACTGCTTCGTTTTATAATGGAAATCTTCACTTGGAAAACGAAAACCGTATTGATAATCCGATGAAAAGCTCATCGCTTTATCGTTTCAACAAACGTACTTCTTCCCCGGAAACCATTAGCTTGGAACCCCATTCTTTTTCAAGCATCAAAATATCATTGGCCGATGATTCGGAGTTCAACTCCCCTTCGTCTCTGTCTTCATGTTTTAATCAAGAACCTGAGACCATAGCCAGAGTCCAGACTAATCCGTTCTCAGAAGATGAATACGATGATGACGAGGATGACGAAGACGGAATGAGTTCTTATGTTATTGAGATAAACTCTGATTTTAGACAAAGTGGCAGTGAAGAAGCAGTTTCAATTGATGAAGCCATTGCTTGGGCAAAAGAGAGATACAACAATACCCAAAGAGAACATGAAAATGATCAAACAATGCAATCTCCATTG GAAGAAAAACCGAGAAAACCGAAAGCCGAAGAAGAAAAAGACCAAGATGTGAAGCATTGGTCATCTGGCAATGAAAATAACATCCGAATGCTCCTTTCAACACTTCATAAT CCTTGCAGAAAGCTCACAAGTGAAAAAAGCTTATCAAAAAGCAAGGCTATGTCTTCACCCAGACAAACTGCAACAAAGAGGTGCAACATTATCACAAAAATATGTAGCAGAGAAGGCCTTTTCCATCCTCCAG GATGCATGGAGTGCATTCATCTCCCAAGATGTCTTCTTCAACAAGTCAACAAAAATGCAAGGAATTTTGGAATCTTTTTGGGAAGCTTGGAACAAACAAGGAGTCCACGGAGTCGAAGGAATAAGGGCCGTGTTAAAAGcttaaaagacaaaaaaaacatGGCGATTTGCAGACAAATCTTATGTATATTGTAA
- the LOC121230579 gene encoding solanesyl diphosphate synthase 3, chloroplastic/mitochondrial-like — protein MSLLSHHTLEVAMSGFEYDDVLDFTGTSASLGKGSLSDIRQGVVTAPILFAMEEFPRLKSVIQQGFDNPANVDTALEYLWKNRGIQRTKELAIKHDNLVAAAIDSLPESSNIDVTKSRQALINLTRILVTRNK, from the exons ATGTCCCTCTTATCCCATCATACACTCGAAGTTGCAATGTCGGGTTTCGAATACG ACGATGTTCTCGATTTCACAGGCACATCAGCCTCCCTGGGAAAGGGTTCTTTATCTGATATACGGCAG GGAGTTGTAACTGCTCCAATATTATTTGCTATGGAAGAGTTTCCTCGGTTAAAATCGGTGATTCAGCAGGGTTTTGACAACCCTGCTAATGTTGATACC GCTCTAGAGTACCTATGGAAGAATCGTGGAATACAGAGGACGAAAGAGCTAGCAATAAAGCATGATAATCTTGTTGCAGCAGCCATTGATTCTTTGCCCGAAAGTAGCAACATTGACGTAACAAAGTCGAGACAAGCACTTATTAATCTCACTCGAATACTCGTCACTAGGAACAAATGA
- the LOC107960267 gene encoding putative ALA-interacting subunit 2 has product MDTDRERHSARETAFYLFTQQSLPACKPVLTPGWVIAIFLFMGVIFIPVGLVTLRASHCVVEIVDRYDIDCVPESSRMDKVSYIRDDSIPKNCSRFMKVHKYMKAPIYIYYQLDNYYQNHRRYVKSRSDKQLLDGQKYHDTSSCQPVESNNNRPIVPCGLIAWSLFNDTFEFIREGAELKVNRKNIAWKSDRGHKFGKNVYPFNFQNGTLIGGGKLNPEIPLSDQEDLIVWMRTSALPSFRKLYGRIEEDLDVDDVVVVNLTNNYNTYSFGGKKKLVLSTSSWLGGKNDFLGHACVFVGCSSLTLAIIFMLLHVKYRRPYGDTSYLPWNRKSFSG; this is encoded by the exons ATGGATACGGATAGAGAGAGACACAGCGCCAGAGAAACAG CTTTTTATCTGTTTACTCAGCAAAGTCTTCCGGCTTGCAAACCTGTCTTAACACCAGGATGG GTTATAGCAATATTTTTGTTTATGGGTGTCATTTTCATTCCTGTTGGCCTGGTCACTCTGCGTGCTTCTCATTGT GTTGTTGAAATTGTGGACCGATATGATATTGATTGTGTACCTGAGTCATCTAGAATGGATAAAGTTTCATATATCCGAGATGACTCAATTCCCAAGAATTGTTCTCGTTTCATGAAG GTGCACAAGTACATGAAAGCTCCAATTTACATTTACTATCAACTCGATAATTATTATCAGAACCATCGAAG GTATGTCAAAAGCAGAAGCGATAAGCAACTCTTGGATGGCCAGAAGTATCATGACACAAGTTCTTGTCAGCCTGTGGAGTCGAATAACAATAGGCCTATTGTTCCTTGCGGATTGATAGCATGGAGTTTATTTAATGATACATTTGAATTTATTCGTGAGGGAGCAGAACTCAAAGTGAACAGGAAAAACATTGCGTGGAAGAGTGATAGGGGCCACAAATTCGGAAAGAATGTATATCCTTTCAATTTCCAAAATGGAACCTTGATTGGTGGTGGAAAACTGAATCCGGAAATTCCT CTAAGCGACCAGGAAGATCTTATTGTATGGATGCGTACATCTGCTCTCCCTAGCTTCCGGAAATTGTACGGGAGAATCGAAGAAGATTTGGATGTTGATGATGTCGTAGTAGTCAATCTTACAAACAACTACAACACTTATAGTTTCGGTGGTAAAAAGAAGCTCGTCCTTTCAACGTCAAGCTGGTTAGGAGGAAAGAACGACTTTCTTGGCCATGCTTGTGTCTTTGTCGGATGTTCTTCTCTTACGCTTGCTATCATCTTCATGTTGCTACATGTAAAATATCGAAG GCCTTATGGAGACACGAGTTATTTACCTTGGAACAGGAAAAGCTTTTCAGGGTGA
- the LOC121230860 gene encoding uncharacterized protein produces MDFERSHRAKTFFKTDPMSQEQQQPPPSPPFDPSRMIGIIKRKALIKELAAVYHAECLAKCQELLELQKKWDEPFIDLKIPDDLRKEKIRPSKRVKKSR; encoded by the exons ATGGACTTCGAAAGAAGCCACAGAGCCAAAACATTCTTCAAAACCGACCCAATGAGCCAAGAACAGCAACAACCTCCGCCGTCGCCTCCATTCGATCCCAGTCGAA TGATCGGCATCATTAAGAGGAAGGCCTTAATTAAAGAGTTAGCTGCCGTATACCATGCTGAATGCCTAGCAAAATGTCAAGAACTTCTGGAGCTTCAGAAAAAGTGGGATGAG CCGTTTATCGATCTCAAAATCCCCGACGATTTGAGGAAAGAGAAAATAAGGCCCTCAAAACGAGTAAAGAAGTCTCGCTAA
- the LOC107960264 gene encoding F-box protein At5g46170, whose product MSSVYPDPDQPEPVDHFDRLPDSVLLLVFNKIGDVKALGRCCVVSRRFHSLVPQVENVVVRVDCVISDDDCSSSSSSSDKSRALVGPFSNLFRLVFGGIVKPLQALGQFLGPKRSVLNETLNSLSSSSLFVAPGVGDDGEMDHGGVTHHSPTQVLRNFNEIRFLRIELPSGELGIDDGVLLKWRADFGSTLDNCVILGAASVINNGISPEFGVGNGDDNGSIPETFYTNGGLKLRVVWTISSLIAASARHYLLQPIIADHKTLDSLVLTDADGQGVLCMNRDQLEELRVKPLSASSASKRTLVPALNMRLWYAPYLELPDGFVLKGATLVAIRPSEQSASKNEVSDASWLSNAFEGPYGTAAKMLVKRRTYCLEMNSF is encoded by the coding sequence ATGTCTTCGGTTTATCCAGATCCGGATCAACCCGAACCGGTTGATCACTTCGACCGTCTTCCTGATTCGGTTCTTCTTTTAGTCTTCAACAAGATCGGTGACGTTAAAGCTCTCGGCCGGTGCTGTGTTGTTTCCCGTCGTTTCCATTCCCTTGTTCCTCAAGTCGAAAACGTCGTCGTTCGAGTCGATTGTGTTATCTCCGATGACGATTGTTCATCTTCTTCGTCTTCATCGGATAAATCGCGTGCTCTCGTCGGTCCTTTTTCGAATCTCTTTCGTCTTGTTTTCGGGGGCATTGTTAAACCGCTTCAAGCTTTGGGTCAATTCCTTGGTCCTAAACGGTCGGTTTTGAATGAAACCCTAAATTCCCTTTCGTCGTCTTCGTTGTTCGTTGCTCCTGGTGTTGGTGATGATGGGGAAATGGATCATGGTGGGGTTACCCATCATTCTCCGACCCAGGTTCTTAGGAATTTTAACGAGATTCGGTTCCTACGAATCGAATTACCTAGTGGTGAGTTAGGGATTGATGATGGTGTTCTTTTGAAGTGGAGAGCTGATTTTGGGTCAACACTTGATAATTGCGTTATCCTTGGAGCTGCTTCCGTTATTAACAATGGGATTTCGCCGGAATTTGGCGTCGGCAACGGTGACGATAACGGTAGTATCCCAGAAACGTTTTATACTAACGGTGGCTTGAAATTAAGGGTTGTTTGGACGATTAGTTCGTTAATCGCAGCATCAGCGAGGCATTATTTGCTTCAACCGATAATTGCTGATCATAAAACGCTGGATAGCTTGGTCTTAACCGATGCAGATGGACAAGGGGTGCTTTGTATGAACAGGGATCAGCTCGAGGAATTGCGAGTGAAGCCATTATCGGCTTCTTCTGCTTCGAAAAGGACATTGGTGCCTGCGTTGAATATGAGGCTTTGGTATGCTCCTTACCTGGAATTGCCTGATGggtttgttttaaaaggtgctaCTTTGGTTGCTATTAGGCCTAGTGAACAATCTGCTTCAAAAAACGAGGTTTCAGATGCCTCTTGGTTATCGAACGCTTTTGAAGGGCCTTATGGGACTGCGGCTAAGATGCTGGTTAAGAGAAGGACTTACTGCTTGGAGATGAACTCgttttga